In a genomic window of Halalkalicoccus sp. CG83:
- a CDS encoding NAD-binding protein, with protein MEWGERWGWVGTRLTVALTGIVAVLSIVTGIANITATGFIGPLAEFIPPAVQRTAGFTGAMTGFLMLLSAYGLRRGLETAWWSTLVLLPLTAVQGLVQSSPLSIPLVVVSLLAMPNLLANRSRFDREVELTNTQIAAGLALVGAQAYGTLGTYALREEFGEVETILDAFYFTIVTASTVGYGDATPLTQEARLFGISVLLVGTASFAVALGALLSPLIEARFAAALGKMTERELESLEDHVLVLGYGELTEPILGELDGRAPFVVVTDSEKRADRLADRDVLVLRADPSDEESIERAGLDRARAVVVATNTDAEDALTVLTVRQLRPDIRIVSAATDRENVVKLRRAGADAVISPATIGGRLMVQSALGREDTEDVADRLLGDRDRSRD; from the coding sequence ATGGAGTGGGGCGAACGCTGGGGATGGGTCGGCACGCGCCTGACGGTCGCGCTGACGGGGATCGTCGCCGTGCTCTCGATCGTCACCGGCATCGCCAACATCACCGCGACGGGGTTCATCGGGCCGCTCGCGGAGTTCATCCCGCCCGCGGTCCAGCGCACTGCCGGCTTCACCGGCGCGATGACCGGCTTCCTGATGCTGCTCTCGGCGTACGGGCTGCGGCGGGGGCTGGAGACGGCGTGGTGGTCGACGCTCGTGTTGCTGCCGCTGACGGCCGTTCAGGGGCTGGTCCAGTCGAGCCCGCTGTCGATTCCGCTGGTGGTCGTCTCGCTGCTGGCGATGCCGAACCTGCTCGCGAACCGGAGTCGCTTCGACCGCGAGGTCGAACTCACGAACACGCAGATCGCCGCGGGACTCGCGCTCGTGGGCGCACAGGCCTACGGCACGCTCGGGACCTACGCGCTGCGCGAGGAGTTCGGCGAGGTCGAGACGATCCTCGACGCCTTCTACTTCACGATCGTCACCGCGAGCACCGTCGGCTACGGCGACGCGACGCCGCTGACCCAGGAGGCCCGGCTGTTCGGCATCTCCGTGCTGCTGGTCGGCACCGCGAGCTTCGCGGTCGCACTCGGTGCGCTTTTGAGCCCCCTCATCGAAGCCCGGTTCGCTGCGGCCCTCGGGAAGATGACCGAACGAGAACTCGAATCGCTCGAGGACCACGTGCTGGTGCTCGGCTACGGCGAACTCACCGAACCGATACTCGGGGAACTCGACGGGCGCGCGCCGTTCGTCGTGGTGACCGACTCCGAGAAGCGCGCCGACCGGCTCGCGGACCGCGACGTGCTCGTCCTCCGGGCGGACCCGAGCGACGAGGAGTCGATCGAGCGCGCCGGCCTCGATCGGGCGCGCGCGGTCGTCGTCGCGACCAACACCGACGCCGAGGACGCGCTGACGGTGCTCACCGTCCGCCAGCTCCGCCCCGATATCCGCATCGTCTCCGCGGCGACCGACCGCGAGAACGTCGTCAAGCTCAGGCGGGCGGGGGCGGACGCGGTGATCAGTCCGGCGACGATCGGCGGCCGTCTCATGGTCCAGTCCGCGCTCGGACGCGAGGACACCGAGGACGTCGCCGACCGGCTGCTCGGTGATCGTGATCGGAGCCGGGATTAG
- a CDS encoding AI-2E family transporter, whose amino-acid sequence MNVRRGFLLSLIALLLLVSFALIQPFLQYVFLALLLAFVLYPLQRRLESRTRQGFAALILVVGAVIAFFIPFIVIGATVAGDAMQLAQQLQSGGGGGFGLSQVESMIQQYTGQQVDLASRLSSYASGAAETVASSAPGVFSTITHLLVGLGLMVFLVFFLLKDGEKLYAWIRNVTPLPATVQDDLYTSLNDITWAVLLGHVLVAIVQGGIAGLGLIVTGIPNAVFWTFIMIVLSLIPVVGSILIWGPAAIYLVTNGQMVAGVALAIWGLVVVSATDDFLRPILVDRHAELNPSIIIVGVIGGVYLLGFMGLFIGPILVGALKVVLEIFDEYYAEL is encoded by the coding sequence ATGAACGTTCGACGGGGGTTTCTGCTCTCGCTCATCGCGCTGTTGCTCCTGGTATCGTTCGCGCTGATCCAGCCGTTCCTCCAGTACGTGTTTCTCGCGCTGTTGCTCGCGTTCGTCCTCTACCCGCTGCAGCGGCGTCTCGAGTCCCGGACGAGACAGGGGTTCGCCGCTTTAATCCTGGTCGTCGGCGCGGTGATCGCGTTCTTCATCCCCTTCATCGTGATCGGCGCGACCGTCGCGGGCGACGCGATGCAGCTGGCACAGCAGCTCCAGAGCGGCGGAGGCGGCGGCTTCGGGCTCTCGCAGGTCGAGTCGATGATCCAGCAGTACACGGGACAGCAGGTCGATCTGGCCTCCCGGCTGAGCTCCTATGCGAGCGGGGCCGCCGAGACCGTCGCCTCGAGCGCGCCCGGCGTGTTCTCGACGATCACCCACCTGCTCGTGGGGCTCGGTCTCATGGTCTTTCTCGTCTTCTTCCTGCTGAAGGACGGCGAGAAGCTCTACGCGTGGATTCGGAACGTCACGCCGCTGCCGGCGACGGTCCAGGACGACCTCTATACGAGCCTCAACGACATCACGTGGGCGGTGCTACTCGGCCACGTGCTTGTCGCGATCGTACAGGGGGGCATCGCGGGGCTCGGCCTGATCGTCACCGGCATTCCCAACGCCGTTTTTTGGACGTTCATCATGATCGTCCTGTCGCTGATTCCGGTCGTCGGCTCCATCCTGATCTGGGGGCCCGCAGCGATCTACCTCGTCACGAACGGCCAGATGGTCGCGGGGGTCGCGCTGGCCATCTGGGGGCTGGTCGTGGTGAGCGCCACCGACGACTTCCTCCGACCGATTCTCGTCGATCGTCACGCTGAGCTCAACCCGAGCATCATCATCGTCGGCGTGATCGGCGGCGTCTACCTGCTCGGGTTCATGGGGCTGTTCATCGGCCCGATACTCGTCGGTGCGCTGAAGGTCGTCCTCGAGATCTTCGACGAGTACTACGCCGAGCTCTAA
- a CDS encoding glutamate-cysteine ligase family protein, with amino-acid sequence MKTSIEVEYWVVDGEGKLTPAGDLVDLSEHVEGEFVKPLFEIKTTPCRTVEELRNEFVERLRSTIGATRARGKHLVPLGTPLSDEAIEYRSDERTQIQRRVLGESFDHAKHCAGTHVHFERENAVGQVNALTALDPAFALLNSSPYYRGERVGACARPYVYRKTCYADHPEHGQLSGYAESVEERERWLDGRFEAFKRLAAEGGVSEERVETLFEPDDTVWTPVRLRQSFPTVEWRSPDAALPSEILRLVSEMTPIVRATGEAPVSIDDGEIGVGADGITLPEFETLERYVDRAMAQGLESPEVTGYLERMGLTPSRYRPIGPEIDGRSEVSPRTARRLRLRYARRLERDVERLSIAGRRTTRTAKPNATI; translated from the coding sequence ATGAAAACCAGCATCGAGGTCGAGTACTGGGTCGTCGACGGGGAGGGGAAACTCACGCCCGCCGGCGATCTCGTCGACCTCTCAGAACACGTAGAAGGGGAGTTCGTCAAACCCCTCTTCGAGATCAAGACCACGCCCTGTCGGACGGTAGAGGAGCTCCGAAACGAGTTCGTCGAGCGGCTACGATCGACCATCGGAGCAACGCGGGCGCGAGGTAAGCATCTCGTCCCGCTCGGGACGCCGCTCTCGGACGAGGCGATCGAGTACCGGTCCGACGAGCGAACGCAGATCCAGCGACGGGTGCTGGGCGAGTCGTTCGACCACGCGAAACACTGTGCGGGGACACACGTCCACTTCGAACGGGAGAACGCCGTCGGACAGGTGAACGCGCTCACGGCGCTCGATCCGGCGTTCGCGCTGCTCAACAGCTCGCCGTACTATCGGGGCGAGCGGGTCGGCGCGTGCGCCCGTCCGTACGTCTACAGGAAGACCTGCTACGCGGACCACCCGGAGCACGGCCAGCTCAGCGGGTACGCCGAGAGCGTCGAGGAGCGCGAACGATGGCTCGACGGGCGGTTCGAGGCCTTCAAACGGTTGGCGGCCGAGGGCGGCGTCTCCGAGGAGCGGGTCGAGACGCTGTTCGAGCCCGACGATACGGTGTGGACGCCCGTCCGACTGCGACAGTCGTTCCCGACGGTGGAGTGGCGCTCGCCCGACGCCGCGCTCCCCAGCGAGATCCTCCGGCTCGTCTCGGAGATGACGCCGATCGTCCGAGCGACGGGAGAGGCGCCGGTCTCGATCGACGACGGGGAGATCGGCGTCGGCGCCGACGGCATCACGCTGCCGGAGTTCGAGACGCTCGAGCGATACGTCGATCGGGCGATGGCCCAGGGACTGGAGTCGCCCGAGGTGACCGGCTACCTCGAGCGGATGGGGCTCACCCCGTCGCGGTATCGGCCGATCGGCCCGGAGATCGACGGCCGCTCGGAGGTCTCGCCGCGGACCGCCCGTCGGCTCCGGCTCCGATACGCGAGGCGGCTCGAACGCGACGTCGAACGCCTCTCGATCGCCGGTCGTCGCACGACGAGAACCGCGAAGCCGAACGCGACGATCTGA
- a CDS encoding cation:proton antiporter regulatory subunit, producing MDVSETDLPGVGKRFEVTLQEGGVAVVVIHNSGRRELFYRESPDADSEELLDLTDQESRVVGSILEGAYFQPVRTENPETLLGDDVIIEWYTLGTDDPFVDATLEEANIRERTGVTVMAVERGEECIASPEADFRMQEEDTLVTVGTRENQAEFEELLG from the coding sequence ATGGACGTCTCGGAAACGGACCTTCCCGGCGTCGGCAAACGGTTCGAGGTGACCCTTCAGGAGGGCGGCGTGGCGGTGGTCGTCATCCACAACAGCGGTCGGCGCGAACTGTTCTACCGGGAGAGCCCCGACGCCGACAGCGAGGAACTGCTCGACCTCACAGACCAGGAGTCACGCGTCGTCGGCTCGATCCTCGAGGGAGCGTACTTCCAGCCCGTCAGGACCGAGAACCCGGAGACGCTACTGGGCGACGACGTCATCATCGAGTGGTACACCCTCGGAACGGACGACCCGTTCGTCGACGCGACGCTCGAGGAGGCGAACATCCGTGAGCGAACCGGCGTCACCGTCATGGCCGTCGAGCGTGGCGAGGAGTGCATCGCGAGCCCGGAGGCGGACTTCCGAATGCAGGAGGAGGACACCCTCGTCACCGTCGGCACCCGCGAGAACCAGGCCGAATTCGAGGAGCTGCTCGGCTGA
- a CDS encoding TrkA C-terminal domain-containing protein, with protein sequence MAESLPVQLLLGVYLGVLTGVLPALVSWALGFSFRYVTGVTVPGLAVVVLGTALAGISGGLMGLLDPAVAETWVSVVALLVVMMGCLWAHDQGDEMGAEFPRRLTLGTLRDHTLPRDVVERVGRFGQVRVRIRAPIGDVEGYPSLPDDVRRRLRADAWTFPADLPIPALESRLATRLRREYDLADVTVSIDDEGMATVAAAPAPGGLSRRVPEGKRGVSIETLVPTGLARGDRVRISLPERTVEATVLSVTEGTEGHAEASESDATDDTAEKEEPERRAAVAAGGEGRVTVTVPSGAVADVLESTQPRLTAYPRGTRREFDLVALLGRAGVRFASLQVGSAGLAGTALEDRETRERHGVALLGVRHADGWRIAPRGDVALAAGDELLVAGPVKALRTFEEVVA encoded by the coding sequence ATGGCCGAATCGCTGCCGGTACAACTGCTTCTGGGCGTCTACCTCGGCGTGCTGACCGGCGTGCTCCCGGCGCTCGTCTCGTGGGCGCTCGGCTTCTCCTTTCGATACGTCACCGGCGTCACCGTGCCGGGGCTGGCGGTGGTCGTCCTCGGGACCGCGCTCGCGGGCATCTCCGGCGGGCTGATGGGACTGCTCGATCCCGCCGTCGCCGAGACGTGGGTCAGCGTCGTCGCGCTGCTGGTCGTGATGATGGGCTGTCTCTGGGCGCACGATCAGGGCGATGAGATGGGCGCGGAGTTTCCCCGACGGCTGACGCTCGGAACGCTCCGCGATCACACCCTCCCGCGCGACGTCGTCGAGCGCGTCGGCCGGTTCGGGCAGGTCCGGGTACGGATCCGCGCACCCATCGGCGACGTCGAGGGCTACCCGTCGCTCCCCGACGACGTCCGGCGACGACTGCGGGCCGACGCGTGGACGTTTCCGGCCGACCTCCCGATTCCGGCGCTCGAGAGCCGGCTCGCGACGCGCCTGCGCCGCGAGTACGACCTCGCGGACGTCACCGTCTCGATCGACGACGAGGGGATGGCGACGGTCGCGGCCGCCCCCGCCCCCGGCGGGCTCTCGCGGCGCGTCCCCGAGGGGAAACGGGGCGTCTCGATCGAGACGCTCGTCCCGACGGGGCTCGCCCGCGGCGATCGAGTGCGGATCTCGCTGCCCGAACGAACGGTCGAGGCGACGGTGCTCAGCGTGACCGAGGGGACGGAAGGACACGCGGAGGCGAGCGAGTCGGACGCGACGGACGACACGGCCGAAAAGGAGGAGCCTGAGCGGCGTGCGGCGGTCGCGGCCGGCGGCGAGGGCCGCGTGACGGTCACCGTTCCGTCGGGCGCGGTCGCGGACGTGCTCGAGTCGACCCAGCCGCGGCTGACGGCGTACCCCCGAGGGACGCGCCGGGAGTTCGACCTCGTGGCGCTGCTCGGGCGGGCGGGCGTCCGGTTCGCGTCGCTCCAGGTCGGCTCCGCGGGGCTCGCCGGCACGGCCCTCGAGGATCGGGAGACACGCGAGCGCCACGGCGTCGCCCTGCTCGGGGTACGCCATGCGGACGGGTGGCGGATCGCCCCTCGGGGCGACGTGGCGCTCGCGGCGGGCGACGAACTGCTGGTCGCGGGACCCGTGAAGGCGCTTCGAACGTTCGAGGAGGTGGTTGCGTGA
- a CDS encoding cation:proton antiporter translates to MFAAVAAAGVLADRLDQSVIPFYIVIGMLLGPHVLGAAGLPFVEETTFVEVGAELGIVFLLFFLGLEFNLDRLIENRERITHAGTIDLGINFGAGLILGYVVFGALLPALLIAGIVYISSSAIITKSLIDLGWIANRESDPMLGTLVYEDLFIAVYLAVVSALVLGGGDVIEAVRSVGLALGFILVLLLLVSFGTAWFERALHTQSNEFFVLRTIGITVLVAGAALAAGVSEAVAAFFIGMAFSSTEYVDELEHNLEAIRDTFAAVFFFWIGLVTDPLLFPAVAGLVVLAVIVTTPTKLASGFLGGRVYDLDERRSIRVGLGMVTRGEFSLIIATVAAGGAGVTIPEATASTIQAFAVGYVLVMSILGTTLMRYSGVFEKRVVTRLVDESGA, encoded by the coding sequence ATGTTCGCCGCGGTCGCCGCCGCGGGCGTGCTGGCCGACCGGCTCGACCAGTCGGTCATCCCCTTCTACATCGTCATCGGCATGCTGCTCGGTCCGCACGTTCTCGGGGCGGCCGGCCTCCCGTTCGTCGAGGAGACCACGTTCGTCGAAGTGGGCGCGGAGCTCGGGATCGTCTTCCTCCTCTTCTTCCTCGGTCTGGAGTTCAACCTCGATCGGCTGATCGAGAACCGCGAACGCATCACCCACGCGGGCACGATCGACCTCGGGATCAACTTCGGCGCGGGGCTCATCCTCGGCTACGTCGTCTTCGGCGCGCTCCTGCCGGCGCTGTTGATCGCCGGGATCGTCTACATCTCCTCATCGGCGATCATCACCAAGTCGCTGATCGATCTGGGCTGGATCGCCAACCGCGAGAGCGATCCCATGCTGGGGACGCTCGTCTATGAGGACCTCTTCATCGCCGTCTACCTCGCGGTCGTCTCCGCGCTCGTCCTCGGCGGGGGCGACGTGATCGAGGCGGTCCGGTCGGTGGGGCTCGCGCTCGGGTTCATCCTCGTGCTCCTCCTGCTGGTCTCCTTCGGCACCGCCTGGTTCGAACGCGCGCTCCACACCCAGTCAAACGAGTTCTTCGTCCTCCGGACGATCGGGATCACCGTCCTCGTCGCCGGAGCGGCGCTGGCCGCCGGCGTCAGCGAGGCCGTCGCCGCCTTCTTCATCGGGATGGCGTTCAGCTCCACGGAGTACGTCGACGAGCTCGAACACAACCTCGAGGCGATCCGCGACACCTTCGCCGCCGTCTTCTTCTTCTGGATCGGGCTGGTCACCGATCCGCTGCTGTTTCCGGCGGTCGCCGGCCTGGTCGTGCTCGCGGTGATCGTCACCACGCCCACGAAGCTCGCGAGCGGCTTCCTCGGCGGGCGGGTCTACGACCTCGACGAACGCCGTTCGATCCGCGTCGGACTGGGGATGGTCACCCGCGGGGAGTTCTCGCTGATCATCGCGACCGTCGCCGCCGGCGGTGCGGGCGTGACGATCCCCGAGGCGACCGCGAGCACCATCCAGGCGTTCGCGGTGGGCTACGTCCTCGTGATGAGCATCCTCGGGACGACCCTGATGCGCTACTCCGGCGTGTTCGAGAAGCGCGTCGTCACCCGGCTGGTGGACGAGTCCGGGGCGTGA